The bacterium genome has a window encoding:
- a CDS encoding phage tail family protein — protein MLIAWEGANGTTIEFREPSIILESWTGFAGPARTHQTQKAVGQIGSSLLDTLYEQRELSIRAVLVAETRQDLFAMRRILIAALIGEGTLTWTQDDGTAYVIACVADSGTPRFVGDAGNQSTFHMRFYLDLLAPDPTWYDPVGEEQHMNSFEGGMTIPFELPLDLGTVGASAIIRNKGDLATPVLITITGPVTNPSIENLTTDQTIALVLDIAAGETLVISTVYGSIAATLTDALGVETNAMRYITVDSEFWQLQPGANEVSYASSGESGSAEVVIGWRHRYAGV, from the coding sequence GTGCTGATTGCCTGGGAAGGTGCGAACGGCACGACTATTGAGTTCCGCGAACCATCGATTATCTTGGAGTCGTGGACCGGGTTCGCCGGTCCGGCCCGCACACACCAGACACAGAAAGCAGTCGGGCAGATCGGTTCCTCGCTCCTCGACACACTCTACGAGCAGCGCGAGCTGTCGATCCGTGCCGTGCTCGTCGCGGAGACACGGCAGGATCTCTTCGCTATGCGCCGCATCCTGATTGCCGCCCTGATCGGGGAAGGCACGCTCACCTGGACGCAGGACGACGGGACGGCTTACGTGATCGCCTGTGTCGCGGATTCCGGTACGCCGCGCTTCGTCGGGGATGCCGGCAACCAGAGCACGTTCCACATGAGGTTCTACCTCGACCTGCTCGCGCCCGATCCTACCTGGTACGATCCCGTCGGGGAAGAGCAGCACATGAACTCGTTCGAGGGGGGCATGACGATCCCGTTCGAGCTTCCGCTCGACCTCGGCACGGTCGGCGCATCGGCGATCATCCGGAACAAGGGGGATCTCGCTACGCCCGTGCTCATCACGATCACCGGGCCCGTCACCAACCCGTCCATCGAGAACCTTACGACAGACCAGACGATCGCGCTCGTGTTGGATATTGCTGCCGGCGAAACCCTCGTGATCTCGACGGTCTATGGCTCGATCGCGGCCACGCTCACCGATGCGCTCGGGGTCGAGACGAACGCCATGCGCTATATCACGGTCGACTCCGAGTTCTGGCAGCTCCAGCCGGGCGCGAACGAAGTTTCGTATGCATCGAGCGGTGAATCGGGGTCCGCCGAAGTCGTGATCGGCTGGCGGCACCGGTACGCGGGAGTGTGA